In Cryptococcus gattii WM276 chromosome A, complete sequence, one genomic interval encodes:
- a CDS encoding Hypothetical protein (Similar to TIGR gene model, INSD accession AAW41635.1; CNB04460): MCFCLLNAHLAISSLKAMDIKYEEFDLVMDEEAKRRWQRAKPAGKVISLPGYLVGGEWIGTMEDFEQAVESQSLESFLKQDLNIPDETSTSADPSAPSTSKQKSIQEVELEKLMKEMTNEDLDKLMNDLGVSDDVGKIGLINQPSTGIDMKSWGGEEGVSKTGPVPTNGEDVISMFLNQGEKKGEDKDKNKDDTGVYDKTKKVKNQTIDVRGDEEGPVSEEILVSELKKEFLLDSREEKDIALAEKKEVGKLD, translated from the exons ATGTGTTTTTGCCTCTTAAATGCTCATTTGGCTATCAGTTCTCTGAAGGCCATGGATATCAAATACGAA GAGTTTGACCTTGtgatggatgaagaagccAAACGTCGTTGGCAACGAGCAAAGCCGGCGGGCAAGGTCATTAGTCTTCCTGGCTATCTCGTGGGGGGTGAATGGATCGGT ACAATGGAGGATTTTGAACAAGCAGTGGAATCTCAATCTCTCGAGTCATTCCTCAAACAAGACCTCAATATACCCGACGAAACATCTACATCTGCCGACCCCTCTGCTCCTTCCACCTCCAAACAAAAATCAATCCAAGAGGTGGAGCTCGAGAAACTCATGAAAGAAATGACGAACGAAGATCTAGACAAATTGATGAATGATTTGGGGGTATCCGATGACGTCGGCAAGATTGGATTGATCAATCAACCTTCCACTGGTATTGATATGAAGTCGTGGGGCGGAGAAGAGGGTGTCTCCAAAACAGGACCAGTCCCCACCAATGGTGAGGATGTCATCTCAATGTTCCTCAACcaaggagaaaagaagggagaggacAAAGATAAGAACAAGGACGATACAGGCGTCTATGATAAGACGAAGAAGGTGAAAAACCAGACCATCGATGTGCggggagatgaggaaggcCCTGTGTCTGAGGAAATCCTTGTGTCTGAGCTAAAAAAGGAGTTCCTGCTTGACTCTCGCGAGGAAAAAGACATTGCCTTGGcggaaaagaaggaggtggGGAAGCTTGACTAA
- a CDS encoding 4-nitrophenylphosphatase, putative (Similar to TIGR gene model, INSD accession AAW41626.1~Duplicated and diverged from downstream gene CGB_A1620W), with protein MAPPFLKSQEEYEELVDSVDTFLLDCDGVLYHGKQVVEGVRTVLDMLRKKGKKIIFVTNNATKSRRKLKETFDHLGLNASLDECFGSAYASAVYISQVLNFPKDKKVYVFGEEGLEEELDQCGIAHCGGSDPVDREFKAPIDFTVFKPDDSIGAVLCGFDSWINYQKLAKAMTYLRNPECKLILTNTDPTFPTHGDVFPGSGSLSIPIVNASKRKPLVIGKPNKMMMDAILAHHKFDSSRALMVGDNLATDIAFGRNSKIRTLLVMGGVTKYEQVFGENPNEVVPDLVMNSFGDLAVLADASEQ; from the exons ATGGCTCCCCCTTTCCTCAAATCCCAAGAAGAGTACGAGGAGCTCGTTGACTCCGTTGACACTTTCTTGTTGGATTGCGATGGTGTGCTTTACCATGGAAAACAGGTAGTGGAAGGCGTTCGAACTGTCCTCGACATGTTGAGGAAAAAGG GCAAGAAAATCATATTTGTTACGAACAATGCCACCAAGTCTAGAAGAAAATTGAAGGAAACCTTTGACCACCTTGGCTTGAACGCTTCTCTT GACGAGTGTTTCGGCTCGGCGTATGCCTCGGCAGTGTACATCTCTCAAGTCTTAAATTTCCCCAAGGATAAGAAGGTCTACGTCTTTGGCGAAGAAGGATTGGAAGAGGAGCTCGACCAGTGCGGTATCGCCCATTGCGGTGGTTCT GACCCTGTGGACCGAGAATTCAAAGCTCCTATCGACTTTACTGTCTTCAAACCGGATGATTCCATCGGTGCCGTCCTGTGCGGTTTCGACTCTTGGATAA ATTACCAAAAACTTGCCAAGGCCATGACTTACCTTCGTAATCCAGAGTGCAAGCTCATCCTCACCAACACCGACCCCACATTCCCTACTCACGGTGATGTCTTCCCTG GCTCCGGTTCATTGTCTATCCCTATCGTCAACGCATCAAAGAGGAAACCCCTTGTAATTGGCAAGCCGAAcaagatgatgatggacGCCATCCTTGCTCA TCATAAGTTTGACTCTTCCCGAGCTCTGATGGTCGGCGACAATCTTGCTACTGACATTGCTTTCGGTCGAAACAGCAAAATCCGAACGCTACTCGTCATGGGCGGCGTCACCAAGTACGAACAAGTCTTTGGAGAAAACCCCAACGAGGTCGTGCCCGATTTGGTTATGAACAGCTTTGGCGATTTGGCGGTGTTGGCAGATGCGTCTGAGCAGTAG